One stretch of Miscanthus floridulus cultivar M001 chromosome 18, ASM1932011v1, whole genome shotgun sequence DNA includes these proteins:
- the LOC136522655 gene encoding uncharacterized protein — protein sequence MADAGSSAAAASATRRGPSTSTSSPGCRGGCGCAPALGRLVRKLRRQSRLLCAARHGAASSSSSAARCCHQYDPLSYSRNFDFGTALDGNEACSFASRFVLAASAARQPQ from the coding sequence ATGGCGGATGCcggcagcagcgccgccgccgcttcggCCACGAGGAGGGGcccgtcgacgtcgacgtcctcGCCGGGGTGCCGCGGGGGGTGCGGGTGCGCGCCGGCGCTGGGGCGGCTGGTGCGGAAGCTGCGGCGGCAGAGCAGACTGCTGTGCGCGGCGCGCCACGgcgccgcgtcgtcgtcgtcgtcggccgcGCGGTGCTGCCACCAGTACGACCCGCTCAGCTACTCGCGCAACTTCGACTTCGGCACCGCGCTGGACGGCAACGAGGCCTGCTCCTTCGCCTCCCGCTTCGTgctcgccgcctccgccgcgcggcagccgcaGTAG